From the genome of Streptomyces sp. NBC_01260, one region includes:
- the mtnA gene encoding S-methyl-5-thioribose-1-phosphate isomerase yields the protein MADQDAQPPVGIAPSALSVLRWDEPPEGPVLVLLDQTRLPAEEAELVCADVPALVEAIRTLAVRGAPLLGIAGAYGVALAAVRGQDVGVAAGLLERARPTAVNLGYGVRRAAGVYRAAVEKGAGPAQAAAEVLAEARALHREDAVASGRMARFGLALLDELLPDGGHQLLTHCNTGALVSGGEGTAFAVALGAHRAGRLRRLWVDETRPLLQGARLTAYEAARSGMPYSLLTDNAAGSLFAAGEVDAVLIGADRIAADGSVANKVGSYPLAVLAKYHHVPFIVVAPTTTVDLDTADGASITVEQRPGREVTEVTLSQVGLAGRETGGVVVAPLGSPAYNPAFDITPPELVTAIVTEEGVISPVTGVGLAELCARSSQITIS from the coding sequence ATGGCTGATCAGGACGCGCAACCGCCGGTGGGCATCGCCCCCTCGGCGCTTTCCGTACTTCGCTGGGACGAGCCTCCGGAAGGTCCGGTGCTGGTGCTTCTCGACCAGACGCGGTTGCCTGCGGAGGAAGCCGAGCTGGTGTGCGCCGATGTGCCCGCGCTGGTGGAGGCGATCCGGACGCTGGCGGTGCGGGGAGCACCGCTGCTCGGTATCGCGGGGGCCTATGGCGTGGCTCTCGCCGCGGTACGGGGCCAGGACGTGGGGGTGGCCGCAGGGCTGCTGGAGCGGGCGCGGCCCACCGCGGTGAACCTCGGCTACGGCGTGCGGCGGGCCGCCGGGGTGTACCGGGCGGCGGTCGAGAAGGGGGCAGGTCCGGCGCAGGCCGCGGCGGAGGTGCTGGCAGAGGCCAGGGCCCTGCACCGGGAGGACGCCGTGGCCAGCGGTCGCATGGCGCGGTTCGGGCTCGCCCTCCTGGACGAGCTGCTGCCCGACGGCGGGCATCAGCTGCTGACCCACTGCAACACCGGGGCGCTCGTCTCGGGAGGCGAGGGCACCGCCTTCGCGGTGGCGCTCGGCGCGCACCGGGCAGGCCGGCTGAGGCGGCTGTGGGTGGACGAGACCCGTCCGCTGCTCCAGGGCGCCAGGCTCACCGCGTACGAGGCGGCTCGCAGCGGTATGCCGTACAGCCTGCTCACGGACAACGCCGCAGGGTCGCTGTTTGCCGCAGGGGAGGTGGATGCCGTACTCATCGGTGCGGACCGCATCGCCGCGGACGGATCCGTGGCCAACAAGGTGGGGAGTTATCCGCTGGCGGTGCTCGCGAAGTATCACCACGTACCGTTCATCGTGGTGGCCCCGACCACGACCGTGGATCTGGACACCGCGGACGGGGCGTCGATCACCGTGGAGCAGAGACCCGGACGGGAAGTGACTGAGGTCACATTGTCGCAGGTCGGGCTAGCCGGCCGGGAAACGGGTGGCGTGGTCGTGGCACCGCTGGGATCCCCGGCGTACAACCCCGCCTTCGACATCACGCCGCCGGAGCTGGTCACGGCGATCGTCACGGAGGAGGGCGTAATCTCCCCGGTCACAGGGGTCGGACTGGCAGAGCTGTGTGCCAGGTCATCGCAGATAACGATTAGCTAA
- a CDS encoding DUF58 domain-containing protein: MALTGRTALLAALGSLPVGILAPSWTGMLAVNAPLSLAILCDYALAAPVRPLQFTRSGDTSVRLGDGAEVQLTVVNRSRRRLRAHLRDAWPPSSWQPGAEQSASRHKLTIPSGERRRVTTFLRPTRRGDRRAELVTVRSYGPLGLVARQGNHRVPWTVRVLPPFTSRKHLPSRLARLRELDGRTSVLTRGEGTEFDSLRAYVPGDDTRSIDWRATARQSAVAVRTWRPERDRHILVILDTGRTSAGRVGDVPRLDAAMDAALLLTALATRAGDRVDLLAYDRRVRARVQRRAAGEVLSAMVDAMAPLEPELVETDTRGLSATALASAPRRSLIVLLSSLDAAPVEEGLLPVLSRLTQRHTLLLAAVSDPHIEEMAGARGTVDAVYEAAAGARAKARRRRTADQLQRRGVVVVDATPDTLAPALADAYLALKAAGRL, encoded by the coding sequence GTGGCCCTCACCGGACGCACCGCGCTGCTCGCCGCTCTGGGGTCACTCCCAGTAGGCATCCTGGCCCCGAGCTGGACGGGCATGCTCGCGGTCAACGCCCCGCTGTCTCTAGCAATTCTGTGCGACTATGCCCTGGCTGCGCCAGTGCGCCCGCTCCAGTTCACCCGATCTGGCGATACAAGCGTTCGACTCGGTGACGGCGCGGAAGTGCAACTCACCGTAGTCAATCGTTCCCGCCGCCGCCTGCGGGCACACCTCCGTGATGCCTGGCCTCCCAGCAGTTGGCAGCCGGGCGCGGAGCAGTCCGCGTCCCGCCACAAGCTGACGATCCCGTCCGGCGAACGCCGCCGCGTCACCACATTCCTGCGCCCCACCCGCCGTGGTGACCGACGGGCCGAGCTGGTCACCGTCCGCTCGTACGGGCCGCTGGGCCTCGTGGCCCGCCAAGGCAATCATCGAGTCCCTTGGACGGTCCGGGTCCTGCCGCCGTTCACCAGTCGCAAGCACCTGCCGTCCCGCCTCGCCAGACTGCGAGAACTCGACGGCCGCACGAGTGTCCTGACCCGCGGCGAGGGTACGGAGTTCGACAGTCTTCGTGCTTACGTCCCCGGCGACGACACCCGCTCGATCGACTGGCGGGCCACCGCCCGCCAGTCTGCCGTCGCCGTACGGACGTGGCGCCCCGAGCGCGACCGGCACATCCTCGTCATCCTCGATACGGGCCGTACCTCGGCAGGGCGGGTCGGTGACGTCCCTCGTCTCGACGCGGCGATGGACGCGGCCCTGCTCCTGACCGCTCTCGCCACCCGAGCGGGCGACCGCGTGGATCTGCTCGCCTACGACCGCCGTGTCCGCGCCCGCGTTCAGCGCCGGGCAGCCGGGGAAGTCCTGTCGGCCATGGTCGATGCGATGGCGCCGCTCGAACCGGAGCTCGTGGAAACGGATACGCGGGGCCTCAGTGCCACGGCTCTGGCGAGCGCCCCTCGCCGTTCCTTGATCGTGCTTCTGAGCAGTCTCGACGCGGCCCCCGTCGAGGAGGGCCTGCTGCCCGTCCTGTCCCGCCTGACCCAGCGCCACACCCTGCTGCTGGCGGCCGTCAGCGACCCGCACATCGAGGAGATGGCCGGCGCGAGAGGCACAGTGGACGCGGTCTACGAGGCAGCTGCCGGTGCCCGGGCCAAGGCTCGACGGCGTCGAACGGCGGACCAGCTCCAGCGCCGCGGCGTAGTGGTCGTCGACGCCACTCCCGACACCCTCGCGCCGGCTCTCG
- the mtrA gene encoding two-component system response regulator MtrA has product MMSIMKGRVLVVDDDTALAEMLGIVLRGEGFEPSFVADGDKALAAFREAKPDLVLLDLMLPGRDGIEVCRLIRAESGVPIVMLTAKSDTVDVVVGLESGADDYIVKPFKPKELVARIRARLRRSEEPAPEQLTIGDLVIDVAGHSVKRDGQSIALTPLEFDLLVALARKPWQVFTREVLLEQVWGYRHAADTRLVNVHVQRLRSKVEKDPERPEIVVTVRGVGYKAGPS; this is encoded by the coding sequence ATGATGTCGATTATGAAGGGACGCGTCCTTGTCGTCGACGACGACACCGCACTGGCCGAGATGCTCGGCATTGTGCTGCGTGGTGAGGGGTTCGAGCCGTCGTTCGTAGCGGACGGCGACAAGGCACTTGCTGCATTTCGTGAGGCAAAGCCGGACCTGGTCCTGCTGGATCTCATGCTGCCCGGTAGGGACGGCATCGAGGTCTGCAGGCTGATCAGGGCCGAGTCAGGTGTGCCGATCGTCATGCTCACTGCCAAGAGCGACACGGTTGACGTGGTGGTGGGCCTGGAATCCGGGGCCGACGACTACATCGTCAAGCCGTTCAAACCTAAGGAGTTGGTTGCCCGGATCAGGGCACGTTTGCGGAGGTCCGAGGAGCCGGCGCCGGAGCAGCTGACCATCGGCGATCTGGTCATAGATGTGGCCGGGCACTCGGTGAAGCGGGACGGGCAGTCCATTGCCCTGACCCCGCTGGAGTTCGACCTGCTGGTCGCGCTCGCCCGTAAGCCGTGGCAGGTCTTCACCCGTGAGGTACTGCTCGAGCAGGTATGGGGATATCGCCATGCCGCCGACACCCGGCTGGTGAACGTTCATGTTCAGCGTCTCCGCTCCAAGGTCGAGAAGGACCCGGAGCGGCCGGAGATCGTGGTGACCGTCCGAGGCGTCGGTTACAAGGCCGGACCGAGCTGA
- a CDS encoding DUF7544 domain-containing protein, translating into MNDTPGWASPGSAPSDGQEAGIPRPSEPVDGNGPAGNWSSTQPPAGQWSPPSSSGTGPGAPPPAPGWGGRPQGPGWGGLPDAARPGVIPLRPLGVGEILDGAVSTMRAHWRTVLSITLTVSVIVQTAILLVQRYLLPDPPSVDLNATGSEALRQEADSLQATLLNNAPPLLITMLATIFTTAVLTVVISRSVLGRPVTLADAWAEARPRLFPLLGLTLLLAVMAAAIMTVGLLPGYLLGDTAGVGLAFLALLATCVVLVWLMVRFCLASPALMLERQSITTSMRRSAKLIRGAWWRTFGILALTWLLILIVTLVIGIPFGIIAMIVDGGGLNAFLTNGANSLGWPFLIVSGIGNVVIATITYPLSAGVMALLYVDQRIRREALDLDLARAAGLPGYDNRS; encoded by the coding sequence ATGAACGACACTCCGGGCTGGGCCTCGCCCGGATCTGCCCCCTCCGACGGCCAGGAGGCGGGCATCCCCCGGCCTTCCGAGCCTGTCGACGGCAACGGACCTGCGGGAAACTGGTCTTCCACGCAGCCGCCCGCAGGACAGTGGTCCCCGCCGAGCAGTTCCGGCACCGGCCCCGGCGCACCGCCACCCGCCCCCGGCTGGGGCGGCCGGCCGCAGGGGCCCGGCTGGGGCGGCCTGCCGGATGCGGCCCGGCCCGGCGTCATCCCGCTCCGGCCACTGGGCGTCGGCGAGATCCTGGACGGCGCCGTATCCACCATGCGCGCCCACTGGCGCACGGTCCTCAGCATCACGCTCACCGTCTCCGTGATCGTCCAGACCGCGATCCTCCTCGTGCAGCGCTATCTGCTGCCCGATCCCCCGTCGGTCGACTTGAACGCCACGGGCTCGGAGGCCCTGCGACAGGAAGCCGACTCGCTCCAGGCCACGTTGCTGAACAACGCCCCGCCTCTGCTCATCACGATGCTCGCCACCATCTTCACCACAGCGGTACTGACCGTGGTGATCAGCCGCTCGGTGCTCGGCCGCCCCGTCACCCTCGCCGACGCGTGGGCCGAGGCCCGGCCCAGGCTGTTCCCGCTGCTGGGCCTGACACTGCTGTTGGCTGTCATGGCCGCGGCCATCATGACCGTCGGACTCCTGCCCGGCTACCTGCTCGGCGACACGGCAGGTGTCGGGCTCGCCTTCCTCGCGCTGCTCGCCACATGTGTCGTGCTGGTCTGGCTGATGGTCCGCTTCTGCCTCGCCTCCCCTGCGCTGATGCTGGAGCGGCAGTCGATCACCACCTCGATGCGGCGCTCCGCCAAACTGATCCGGGGTGCCTGGTGGCGGACCTTCGGCATCCTGGCGCTCACCTGGCTGCTGATCCTCATCGTGACCCTGGTGATCGGGATCCCGTTCGGCATCATCGCGATGATTGTGGACGGCGGCGGTCTGAACGCGTTCCTCACCAATGGCGCCAACAGTCTCGGCTGGCCGTTCCTGATCGTCTCCGGTATCGGCAACGTGGTCATCGCAACGATCACCTACCCTCTCTCCGCGGGTGTCATGGCGCTGCTCTACGTGGACCAGCGCATCCGACGCGAGGCACTCGACCTCGACCTCGCCAGGGCAGCCGGCCTGCCGGGCTACGACAACAGGAGCTGA
- a CDS encoding AAA family ATPase, which produces MTAPPPVPAGTAETIRSDDAARASLETLRSEIAKAVVGQDPAVTGLVVALLCRGHVLLEGVLGVAKTLLVRALAASLELDTKRVQFTPDLMPSDVTGSLVYDARTAEFSFQPGPVFTNLLLADEINRTPPKTQSSLLEAMEERQVTVDGTPRLLPDPFLVAATQNPVEYEGTYPLPEAQLDRFLLKLTVPLPSREDEINVLTRHADGFNPRDLKAAGIRPVAGPADLEAARTAVARTSVSPEIAGYVVDICRATRDSPSLSLGVSPRGATALLSTARAWAWLTGRDYVIPDDVKALALPTLRHRIQLRPEAEMEGVTPDSVITAVLAQVPVPR; this is translated from the coding sequence ATGACCGCCCCGCCCCCAGTTCCCGCCGGGACAGCCGAGACCATCAGGAGCGACGATGCGGCCCGCGCCTCCCTGGAAACTCTGCGCTCCGAGATCGCCAAGGCCGTGGTCGGACAGGACCCGGCGGTGACCGGACTCGTCGTCGCACTGCTCTGCCGGGGTCACGTCCTACTCGAAGGCGTCCTGGGTGTGGCCAAGACCCTCTTGGTCCGCGCCCTCGCGGCGTCACTCGAACTCGACACCAAACGCGTCCAGTTCACCCCTGACCTGATGCCCAGCGACGTGACCGGGTCCCTCGTCTACGACGCCCGCACCGCCGAGTTCTCCTTCCAGCCGGGGCCGGTCTTCACCAACCTCCTGCTCGCCGACGAAATCAACCGGACACCTCCCAAGACCCAGTCCTCCCTCCTGGAGGCAATGGAGGAGCGCCAGGTCACCGTCGACGGAACCCCACGTCTCCTCCCCGACCCCTTCCTCGTCGCAGCCACCCAGAACCCGGTGGAGTACGAGGGCACATACCCGCTTCCCGAAGCCCAGTTGGACCGCTTCCTCCTCAAGCTGACGGTGCCTCTTCCGTCCCGTGAGGACGAGATCAACGTCCTGACCCGCCATGCCGACGGCTTCAACCCCCGCGATCTCAAGGCAGCGGGCATACGCCCGGTCGCAGGACCGGCCGACCTGGAAGCCGCTCGCACCGCTGTCGCCAGGACCAGCGTCTCCCCCGAGATCGCCGGCTACGTCGTGGATATCTGTCGTGCCACGCGTGATTCCCCCTCACTCTCCCTCGGGGTCTCACCCCGAGGTGCCACTGCTCTGCTCTCCACCGCCCGGGCCTGGGCCTGGCTCACGGGCCGCGACTACGTGATTCCGGACGACGTGAAAGCCCTGGCCCTCCCCACTCTCCGCCACCGCATCCAGCTGCGGCCCGAGGCGGAGATGGAAGGTGTCACCCCCGACTCCGTCATCACCGCAGTCCTCGCCCAAGTCCCCGTACCCCGATGA
- a CDS encoding DUF4350 domain-containing protein — MTVVTTPSSSASPTPRQVWIRTRGLLLAVLVLVAAGVALAATHSGDRHGRLDPRSADRYGSRAVAELLKDRGVSVRVVTTLQDATSAAGPDTTLLVAAPNLLTPVQQNKLRTATADAAGRTVLIAAGPPSVGALAPGVRAESSAPVTTRAPRCSLDAARRAGDVETGGFRYASDSLDALACYPADGLPSLLLLRQPAAGDTVLLGSPDILYNDRLDNQGNASLALQLLGSHPHLVWYLPSLADSPAASSGGNDDDGAGGESAGGESSFLDLIPSGWLWGTLQLAIAAVLAAVWRARRLGPVIAERLPVAIRASESTEGRARLHRKTNARDRAAASLRHASRTRIAPLVGVSPRDAHSPVTLLPAVSARLSTTDSGLRELFFGSAPSDDAALVLLADQLDSLEREVRTS, encoded by the coding sequence ATGACCGTGGTCACCACCCCTTCCTCCTCGGCCTCCCCGACTCCCCGTCAGGTCTGGATCCGCACACGCGGACTGCTGCTCGCCGTCCTCGTGCTCGTGGCCGCCGGAGTCGCCCTGGCGGCCACCCACTCCGGTGATCGGCACGGACGCCTCGACCCCCGCTCCGCGGACCGCTACGGCAGCCGGGCCGTCGCCGAACTGCTCAAGGACCGTGGCGTCTCCGTCCGCGTCGTCACCACGCTCCAGGACGCCACATCCGCTGCCGGCCCCGACACCACGCTGCTCGTCGCCGCACCCAACCTGCTGACGCCGGTCCAGCAGAACAAGCTCCGCACCGCAACGGCCGACGCCGCCGGCCGCACCGTGCTCATCGCTGCGGGCCCTCCCTCCGTGGGCGCACTGGCCCCCGGCGTCCGAGCGGAGTCCTCCGCCCCGGTCACCACACGTGCCCCTCGGTGCTCCTTGGACGCGGCCCGTCGAGCCGGCGATGTCGAGACGGGTGGCTTCCGCTACGCCTCGGACAGCCTCGACGCCCTCGCCTGCTACCCGGCCGACGGCCTTCCCTCCCTGCTGCTCCTCCGGCAGCCTGCAGCGGGCGACACTGTCCTTCTCGGTTCCCCCGACATCCTGTACAACGACCGTCTGGACAATCAGGGCAACGCTTCGCTGGCCCTTCAACTCCTCGGCTCCCACCCGCATCTGGTCTGGTACCTTCCCTCGCTCGCTGACAGTCCCGCCGCAAGCAGCGGCGGCAACGATGACGACGGTGCAGGGGGCGAGAGCGCAGGCGGCGAGAGCAGCTTCCTCGACCTGATCCCCTCGGGCTGGCTGTGGGGCACCCTGCAACTCGCAATCGCCGCCGTACTTGCCGCCGTCTGGCGAGCCCGTCGCCTGGGCCCCGTGATCGCCGAACGGCTGCCCGTGGCCATTCGCGCCTCCGAGTCCACCGAGGGGCGTGCCCGCCTCCACCGCAAGACCAACGCCCGTGACCGGGCCGCCGCTTCACTGCGCCACGCCTCTCGCACCCGTATCGCCCCCCTCGTCGGCGTCTCCCCCCGGGACGCCCACTCCCCCGTCACGCTCCTGCCCGCCGTCTCCGCGCGCCTCAGCACGACCGACAGCGGCCTCCGAGAACTGTTCTTTGGCTCGGCTCCTTCCGACGACGCCGCGCTCGTCCTTCTGGCAGACCAACTCGACTCCCTCGAAAGGGAGGTTCGTACCTCATGA
- a CDS encoding DUF4129 domain-containing protein yields the protein MSGAGGTAAAQLLIRASGDIPVDTPRVPGREAARHELSKPMYHENDPNLLQRALDHLWKWIGDLLSSASGAAPGGPAGLVVLVLIVLALVAALWWRLGTPQRGFSPADALFRNGPRSAAEHRTAAEAHAAAGRWNQAVQERMRAIVRSLEERALLDPRPGRTADEAAAEAARPLPAHATRLLAAARQFDDVTYGGRTADQQAYLTVLALDLELGSTKPQLTGALQGAAG from the coding sequence GTGTCGGGGGCGGGCGGCACAGCGGCGGCACAACTGCTGATCCGGGCGAGCGGCGACATACCCGTGGACACCCCGCGGGTGCCCGGCCGCGAGGCCGCACGGCACGAATTGTCCAAACCGATGTACCACGAGAACGACCCGAACCTCCTCCAGCGTGCCCTCGACCACCTGTGGAAGTGGATCGGCGATCTCCTCTCGTCCGCCTCGGGCGCCGCCCCCGGCGGTCCGGCAGGACTGGTCGTACTGGTACTGATCGTCCTCGCTCTGGTCGCCGCACTCTGGTGGCGGCTGGGCACCCCGCAACGCGGCTTCAGCCCGGCGGACGCCCTCTTCCGGAACGGTCCCCGCAGTGCTGCGGAGCACCGCACAGCGGCCGAGGCGCACGCCGCCGCCGGCCGCTGGAACCAGGCGGTCCAGGAACGGATGCGCGCCATCGTCCGCTCCCTCGAGGAACGCGCCCTGCTGGACCCGCGCCCCGGCCGAACGGCCGACGAAGCCGCCGCGGAAGCCGCCCGCCCGCTCCCCGCACACGCCACGCGACTGCTTGCGGCGGCCCGGCAGTTCGACGACGTCACATACGGTGGCCGCACCGCCGACCAGCAGGCGTATCTGACCGTGCTCGCCCTGGACCTGGAGCTCGGGTCCACCAAGCCCCAGCTGACCGGCGCGCTCCAGGGAGCTGCCGGATGA
- the mtrB gene encoding MtrAB system histidine kinase MtrB, whose amino-acid sequence MSLGSAAPKPGEPGVRAERAAGSGSASSHFGRFLRGGRLFQNRAPGGPVPRLLMRWVRRPLLPAVRLWRRNLQLRVVAGTLLMSLGVVLLLGLVVIGQVRNGLLDAKGKAAQTQAAGGFAAAQEKANAPLTPATGQGGDAADGTTANNSWRTELVDQLASGGKNAFNVVALSADEGSRAPRGSGSVEAASIPQSLRDSVNKGPGAFQTYSLIRYANGQESQPGLVVGKRLYDIDRNPYQLYYVFPLTQEEKSLTLVKGTLATAGLFVVVLLGAIAWFVVRQVVTPVRMAAGIAERLSAGRLQERMKVTGEDDIARLGEAFNKMAQNLQLKIQQLEELSRMQRRFVSDVSHELRTPLTTVRMAADVIHEARVDFDPVTARSAELLGDQLDRFESLLSDLLEISRFDAGAAALEAEPIDLRQVVRRVIGGAEPLAERKGTRIRVVGDEQPVIAEADARRVERVLRNLVVNAVEHGEGRDVVVRMGVAGGAVAVAVRDYGVGLKPGEATRVFNRFWRADPARARTTGGTGLGLSIAVEDARLHGGWLQAWGEPGGGSQFRLTLPRTADEPLRGSPIPLEPEDSRRNRENRERAAAAPAQATGSEHRLMAVPSQPAGTDRSPLPVPARAPAAARTAPVSVHPAALPGSGARVVPRPAEERPGDNDSPGQDPGREDTTRGH is encoded by the coding sequence ATGTCCCTGGGTAGCGCTGCTCCGAAGCCCGGGGAGCCGGGAGTCCGTGCGGAGCGGGCTGCCGGTTCAGGGTCTGCGTCGTCTCACTTCGGGCGTTTCCTGCGGGGCGGCCGGTTGTTCCAGAACCGGGCGCCCGGCGGGCCGGTGCCGCGTCTGCTGATGCGCTGGGTGCGGCGTCCGCTGCTGCCCGCGGTGCGGCTGTGGCGGCGCAACCTTCAGCTGCGGGTCGTCGCGGGCACGCTGCTGATGTCGCTCGGTGTGGTGCTGCTGCTCGGCCTGGTCGTGATCGGGCAGGTGCGCAACGGCCTGCTGGACGCGAAGGGCAAGGCCGCCCAGACACAGGCCGCGGGCGGATTCGCTGCTGCCCAGGAGAAGGCGAACGCACCACTCACCCCTGCTACCGGGCAGGGCGGCGACGCCGCGGACGGCACGACGGCCAACAACTCCTGGCGGACCGAGCTCGTCGACCAGCTCGCCAGCGGCGGGAAGAACGCCTTCAACGTGGTGGCGCTCAGCGCCGACGAGGGCTCCCGCGCGCCCAGAGGCTCGGGCAGCGTCGAGGCCGCGAGTATTCCGCAGAGCCTGCGCGATTCCGTGAACAAGGGCCCTGGAGCATTCCAGACGTACTCCCTGATCCGCTACGCGAACGGGCAGGAGTCGCAGCCCGGTCTCGTCGTGGGCAAGCGGCTCTACGACATCGACCGCAACCCCTACCAGCTGTACTACGTCTTCCCGCTGACGCAGGAGGAGAAGTCCCTGACTCTGGTCAAGGGCACACTGGCCACCGCGGGCCTGTTCGTGGTCGTGCTGCTCGGGGCCATCGCCTGGTTCGTGGTGCGCCAGGTCGTCACACCCGTCCGCATGGCGGCCGGGATCGCGGAGCGGCTCTCCGCCGGCCGGCTCCAGGAGCGGATGAAGGTCACCGGCGAGGACGACATCGCCCGGCTCGGTGAGGCCTTCAACAAGATGGCGCAGAACCTTCAGCTGAAGATCCAGCAGCTGGAGGAGCTCTCGCGGATGCAGCGGCGGTTCGTCTCGGACGTCTCGCACGAGCTGCGGACACCGCTGACGACGGTACGGATGGCTGCCGATGTCATCCATGAGGCGCGAGTCGACTTCGACCCCGTCACTGCTCGTTCCGCGGAGCTGCTCGGTGACCAGCTCGACCGGTTCGAGTCGCTGCTCTCCGATCTGCTGGAGATCAGCAGGTTCGACGCGGGAGCCGCGGCGCTGGAGGCCGAGCCGATAGACCTGCGGCAGGTCGTGCGACGGGTGATCGGTGGCGCCGAGCCGCTGGCCGAGCGCAAGGGCACCCGGATCCGGGTGGTCGGTGACGAGCAGCCGGTGATAGCGGAGGCCGATGCGCGACGGGTCGAGAGGGTCCTGCGCAACCTGGTCGTCAACGCCGTCGAGCACGGAGAGGGCCGCGATGTCGTGGTGCGGATGGGGGTGGCCGGCGGAGCGGTCGCGGTGGCCGTCCGGGACTACGGTGTGGGGCTGAAGCCCGGCGAGGCGACCCGGGTGTTCAACCGCTTCTGGCGGGCCGACCCGGCCCGCGCGAGGACGACCGGCGGCACCGGTCTGGGGCTGTCGATCGCCGTCGAGGACGCCCGGCTGCACGGCGGCTGGCTGCAGGCCTGGGGCGAGCCCGGTGGCGGCTCGCAGTTCCGGCTGACGCTGCCGCGTACGGCGGACGAGCCGCTGCGCGGCTCGCCGATACCGCTGGAGCCCGAGGACTCACGGCGCAACCGGGAGAACCGGGAGCGGGCCGCGGCGGCCCCCGCGCAGGCCACGGGCAGCGAGCACCGGCTGATGGCGGTGCCCTCCCAGCCGGCGGGTACGGACCGCTCACCGCTGCCGGTACCGGCTCGCGCCCCCGCGGCTGCCCGGACCGCACCGGTCTCGGTGCATCCGGCGGCACTGCCGGGCAGCGGCGCACGGGTGGTTCCGCGGCCCGCCGAGGAGCGGCCCGGCGACAACGACTCCCCGGGGCAGGATCCGGGGCGGGAGGACACGACTCGTGGGCACTGA